The genomic DNA TTTCATCACCTGTCATTGTATAAGTCTTACCAGTAGACGTCATTCCATAGACAAGTACGGTACAGTTGTATCCTTTAATAAAATCCGCAAACAGCGGTTCAGCTATATTGTGAAATATTAAGCTCTGATTCGCACTTGGTCCAAAAACCTTGTCCACTGTGTATgtctttgaatttatctGCGCTGTGATGCCTACATCATCCGTAGTGTTAATTGATACCTCGTTTGAACCCATTACATCTGGTACTGAAACTACCACAGAGCTTTTCGCCCGAATCTCTCGTTCATTTCTGCCTCGACATCTGACGGCTACTGTTATATTGAGTTCTTCAATTAAATCATCACCTGCGTGTGGAGATGAACTCATTTTCCACACACTTGCTGCAAAACGAAAGGATCCTGCCAATCTGCCAAGTGCTTATATCGATATGTACCAAATAAAGAAAGGGTCTTTGGTGCTCTATTGTTTGTTTACGTTTTAAAGTTGTTATACAGTAATTTTGTGTGCAAATCACCTAATACGTAAACCTATTTTATACATAATCAAAAGTAGTAATCACGGTGACTCTCTATGAAAATTCCAATAGCTATACAATCAACATCTTTTAGTTCGTTTCAAGCTTCTATTCCATTCGAGCCATATGATCCGGAACTGCCCTGCCCggcatcattttttgttccGCTTTTatgctttcttcttcttttgcttttgaTCATGACCTGAGAATCAGTCTTGATCTCATTATCTACCGTTTCAATTTTCCTCTTCGCAGatccattttctttccttgAGATATCTTTTactgtttttttcttcatacTCAATGGGTTAGGGCAACTTGGTCCCTTTTTCCCCTTCTTGAGAACTTTGGATATCATAGATTTGTCGTTTGTGGATGTATCGAGACTCCCTACTTTGGGATCGTTTAGtcctttgaaaagcttTGACTCTTCTACCTTTGCACTTATTCTCGCACTGGCATCGCTCAAAGGCTCCATGACCATGACTGATCTCGACAGATGGATCAGCGGTACTCCCGGGATCTTTCGCAGTGACCGCCTTATATTCAAATCCTGTGACGCAACGACATATCTATGTTTATTATTCCCATTGACGTTGACCACATCGTCGAGACATTTTTGCGGAGGTAATGGATCTTTCGGTGGATGATTACAACGACGTCTTTCGAATCCCTTGGCGATATCTATGGCCTCCTGGTTCCCATAAGCGTACAGCGCTTGCATACAACACTGTGTTATCATGACTTTCACCTCCGC from Zygotorulaspora mrakii chromosome 7, complete sequence includes the following:
- the UTP23 gene encoding rRNA-binding ribosome biosynthesis protein UTP23 (similar to Saccharomyces cerevisiae UTP23 (YOR004W); ancestral locus Anc_6.15), with the protein product MRQKRAKSYRKQMLVYNHTFKFREPYQVLVDDQLVLDCYKSSFDLVKGLKRTLQAEVKVMITQCCMQALYAYGNQEAIDIAKGFERRRCNHPPKDPLPPQKCLDDVVNVNGNNKHRYVVASQDLNIRRSLRKIPGVPLIHLSRSVMVMEPLSDASARISAKVEESKLFKGLNDPKVGSLDTSTNDKSMISKVLKKGKKGPSCPNPLSMKKKTVKDISRKENGSAKRKIETVDNEIKTDSQVMIKSKRRRKHKSGTKNDAGQGSSGSYGSNGIEA